One genomic segment of Candidatus Paceibacterota bacterium includes these proteins:
- a CDS encoding cache domain-containing protein — translation MAEPGHRNLPRPTATVTGVREQSFLRRQLWVWPLLAAAMLAFVGVWLRARMEGAMRTEIADNLKVVRDANAEALRAWAAAMKSQAELLAGDEHVRTLTAALLRRASQQGASQAVLVGAPEFATLRENLKPAEEGRGFSGYAVLDANLVVLAAGRDDFVGARSPPEYAEQLANCFAGNAIVTPPFSAPGLLPDATGTMRSRQAMMFAAAPIRSADQQVIAVLALRILPEQDFTRILATARSGASGETYAFNRNGVLLSESRFDDELKQLGLLPDAADAQSLLTLIPSPKLFTAEQSWPPK, via the coding sequence ATGGCTGAACCTGGACATAGAAATTTACCCAGGCCGACCGCCACCGTGACGGGAGTTCGCGAGCAAAGCTTTCTCCGCCGGCAATTGTGGGTTTGGCCGCTACTGGCGGCGGCGATGCTTGCCTTTGTGGGCGTATGGTTGCGGGCGCGGATGGAAGGCGCGATGCGAACTGAAATCGCGGACAACCTCAAAGTCGTCCGGGACGCCAACGCGGAAGCGCTTCGGGCCTGGGCCGCCGCCATGAAGTCCCAGGCCGAACTGCTGGCCGGGGACGAACACGTGCGGACGCTCACCGCAGCCTTGTTGCGGCGCGCCAGCCAACAAGGCGCCTCACAAGCTGTGCTGGTTGGCGCCCCGGAATTCGCCACATTGCGGGAGAATCTCAAACCCGCGGAGGAGGGGCGCGGCTTCAGCGGTTACGCCGTTTTGGATGCCAATCTGGTCGTGTTGGCGGCTGGGCGGGATGACTTCGTCGGGGCAAGGTCTCCGCCTGAATACGCGGAGCAGCTTGCCAACTGCTTTGCTGGCAATGCGATCGTGACACCCCCGTTCTCCGCGCCCGGGTTGCTGCCAGACGCGACGGGAACAATGCGCTCGCGCCAAGCCATGATGTTCGCCGCTGCCCCCATCCGCTCGGCGGATCAACAGGTCATCGCGGTGCTGGCTCTGCGCATCCTGCCGGAACAGGACTTCACGCGCATCCTGGCCACGGCGCGGTCCGGCGCCAGCGGGGAAACTTATGCGTTCAACCGCAACGGGGTGCTCCTGTCGGAAAGCCGGTTTGACGACGAACTGAAGCAGTTGGGATTGCTTCCCGATGCGGCCGATGCACAGTCGCTCTTAACCCTGATACCGTCTCCAAAGTTATTCACAGCCGAGCAGAGCTGGCCCCCAAAGC